ATGTTTGCGTTGTTTTTTGTAGACAGGATAATAGCTGTGAAAATTCTGACGCTCGAGATTCTCAAGTGCAATTTGCTCTTTATTGACATGAGTGTGCACGACATACCACTGTTTCATCGGTTGAATTCCTTTAAACTCCTTTATAGGATTTGATAGTAGCGGTTTTATTATTGTGATGCAAAGTTATAGATTATACCAGTCCCGGGCATAACACGCCCATTTTTTCAATCCAGCTCTTTGGCTAGCCTAAGAAAAATGGCGACCAGGGCGCCAGAATTAAATTCGTTGCAAAGTTTGTAAAATTTTGTCACCTTAAACTAAAGAAATTACTATGGGACATATCCAGTATGGCTCCTAGCCAGCCTCGCCGTGCAGGCGTTTTAATTATCGGTGATGAGATTCTATCTGGACGTACCCAAGATACAAATCTTTCCTTTCTGGGACGCCGGTTGCATGAGCTGGGTATCATTTTAGCGCAAGCGCGCATCCTGCCCGACCAAGAAGATATCATTGCAGATGATGTTTTGACATTTGCCCAAAATTACGACTACGTCTTTACCACTGGAGGCATTGGTCCCACGCACGATGACATCACAACTCAGTCTGTTGCCAAAGCCTTTGCTGTCCCCATAACTCTGGATCAACGGGCCAAGGCCTTACTGCAAAAACGAGTTCCAGGGGGTGAGTTAACTCAACACCAACTTAAAATGGCCCACGTGCCAAAAGGGGCAACATTAATTGAAAATCCAATCACCTATGCTCCAGGTTTTTACCTGAAAAATGTCTTTGTGCTTGCAGGAGTTCCACAAATCATGCAAGCTATGTTTGAAAATATCACCCCACAACTGCAAGGCGGGGCACCCTTTTACAACAAAACCCTACGCTGTTTGTTGGGAGAAAGCATCCTAGCCCCAGGCTTGGAAAGCATAAAACGACAGCACCCTAATGTAAGCATTGGCAGTTACCCGTTCTGGGGCGCCAACACGCACGGAGCTAGTATTGTTCTACGCTCGCAAAATGT
This is a stretch of genomic DNA from Pseudomonadota bacterium. It encodes these proteins:
- a CDS encoding molybdopterin-binding protein, whose product is MAPSQPRRAGVLIIGDEILSGRTQDTNLSFLGRRLHELGIILAQARILPDQEDIIADDVLTFAQNYDYVFTTGGIGPTHDDITTQSVAKAFAVPITLDQRAKALLQKRVPGGELTQHQLKMAHVPKGATLIENPITYAPGFYLKNVFVLAGVPQIMQAMFENITPQLQGGAPFYNKTLRCLLGESILAPGLESIKRQHPNVSIGSYPFWGANTHGASIVLRSQNVEQIAIAALKTEKLIHSLGGSLIDESVGQ